The uncultured Cohaesibacter sp. genomic sequence ATTCTCTTCCAGCGATCCGTCACGCAAACCAACCGAACTGGAGATCGCTCTGGCAGCGACCGCATCAGCGGAGTCCGCTCCGGCCTTCATGGCGGCTTTTACGAGATGATGGGCTCTTTCCTCAATAATGGATTGATCAAGAAGGTCTGACATAAACTCTTGTCTTCTGCTTTGCTGGTGGAGCGAAAAACACGCTTTCCTTCTGTCTTAGGGGCTTGAAGCGGCTTGAGCAAGTAAAAAGGCATAAGGGCTTTGAGCACAATCTGGGGGAAAGTGGTTGCCAAAAGGTGAAGATCCGACCCCGGTAATAATTCCCTAACCCTATATAATATCACGCTTTTTTAACCCTCTTAATTAAGCAAATGCTGAAGCCTGTTTGCTAGGCTGAGCCTATTCAAAAGAAGCATCCCATAAGGGGCTCGAAGGAGAAGGCTCGTGAGGCGTCAGGAAAATCAAAAATACACGGAAGCCATTTCCTACCAGACTGTAGGGGCCGCACGTATAGACCCCCATAATCTGGCCAAGTATTTTCAATCCGGTGAGATCCGGTCCAAGGCAGCCAAGCTCAGCGGCTTCAGCGAAACCGCTTTGTTCGGCGCACAGGTGCCCGGTATCGTACAAATCAAAGCAGATCAGGTTCTGGTCGAATGCAATCTCAGCTGCGGTCTGCCGCTGCTCGTGCGCGTCCCGCTGGCTTATTATAAAGGTGTCGGGGCTCGTTTCATTGTCGGAAAACGCGAAGGCAATCCGCTGATCTGTATTCTCGAACTCGTTCATGACGATCCCAATCTGACCTTGCCCCTAATGGCAAGCACAGATCTGGAAGAAGCCGCTGTTGACTGGCAAAGCTGGTCCAATCGTTATCATCTGCCCATGCTGCACAAGCCGCTGGGCGCTGGCGATTACGAAGTGGCCAGTGACAGGGATGGCCCGCTTGCTGATCTGGTGACAGGGCCGCAAATGCCACGGCGCCCTCATGCACAGATCTCGGCCCGTCGGCCACGTTTTCTTGTGCGTCGAAAAACCGGCATAACCGGTCCGATGCAACAGTTTGCAGGCCGTGAACTCATCGCGCGCAACTAGGCGCGTTTGCAAGATAATATCCCAAGACCTGCACGAAAAAGACATATGTGAAAAAAGAGGGCCAATCGGCCCTCTTTGTCTTTGCAGCAGCTTGTATTGAATTCTCACATGCTGGCTTCGCCTGACCGGCTCATTCTTTGAGAAATCTTAGCCCTCTTCGCATCCATTATGCTTGCGCCACATGGCGGCGTCATGCCCCTCTGGCACAGAAGCGCAGGCGTCTTTCTCTTCGTTATA encodes the following:
- a CDS encoding DUF6101 family protein, which codes for MRRQENQKYTEAISYQTVGAARIDPHNLAKYFQSGEIRSKAAKLSGFSETALFGAQVPGIVQIKADQVLVECNLSCGLPLLVRVPLAYYKGVGARFIVGKREGNPLICILELVHDDPNLTLPLMASTDLEEAAVDWQSWSNRYHLPMLHKPLGAGDYEVASDRDGPLADLVTGPQMPRRPHAQISARRPRFLVRRKTGITGPMQQFAGRELIARN